A region from the Lycium barbarum isolate Lr01 chromosome 8, ASM1917538v2, whole genome shotgun sequence genome encodes:
- the LOC132607820 gene encoding uncharacterized protein LOC132607820, with amino-acid sequence MDLSLPGGENALLLKVDATNGNTMCTQIPKQLSWEEHIKVLPDTWVTNYEKLREPVEPRQSSEPTFSKKPDKTVSISFDHSHLKKPNKKTFSFQMYQPTYNQAHQDDPETFSYCLPSIMREHDCIKQFEGHNVWWLKCPFTGHCPWDMQCDCQECLDDEIELDEHHAKRAKSKKKW; translated from the coding sequence ATGGACCTATCCCTTCCTGGTGGAGAAAATGCTTTGCTCTTAAAAGTAGATGCCACCAATGGAAATACCATGTGCACCCAGATCCCAAAACAGCTCTCTTGGGAAGAACATATCAAAGTCCTTCCAGATACATGGGTCACAAATTATGAAAAGCTAAGAGAACCTGTTGAACCTCGCCAATCCTCTGAACCCACTTTTTCCAAAAAACCCGATAAAACAGTTTCCATAAGCTTTGACCACTCTCACCTTAAAAAACCCAATAAAAAAACCTTTTCTTTTCAGATGTACCAACCCACTTATAACCAAGCACACCAAGATGACCCTGAAACATTCTCTTACTGTCTCCCAAGTATTATGCGTGAACATGACTGCATAAAGCAGTTCGAAGGTCATAACGTATGGTGGTTGAAATGTCCTTTCACGGGACACTGCCCATGGGACATGCAATGTGACTGTCAAGAATGTCTTGACGATGAAATTGAATTGGATGAACATCATGCAAAAAGagccaaatcaaagaaaaaatgGTGA